Proteins from a genomic interval of Polaribacter sejongensis:
- a CDS encoding transporter, with product MKNLFLKFFITLIVFITSSAEAQYTDVINSNKPGFSESPYSVGTGVYQFETNVFYKNTSIEPTFSIPESFGADLLFRTGFFLEKLELNAQLTYQKDEVTFHNIFTSQYSVSGLSKFTIGAKYLLFQPEYTDKTKEVRSWRKRHAFDKKRLIPSVALYLGVNTDVVGDLYKTESVSPKLGVLLQQNITDRFNVVYNGYYDKIGTDFFELSYIITATQNLSYNWSGFIEHQAIFKSEQNNLNLGAGLAYLINEDFQINTSARFLKEGKSQGFYGGFGISYRIDNHSDYYTDLDDSGQAIRDTPISRYNKKQNGFFSRMFKKKDKKKAVRKRSRTRTSTKEKKGGFLGLFGKKKAKEETDIEKLEREIKELEKEVEED from the coding sequence ATGAAAAACCTTTTCCTAAAATTTTTTATTACCCTCATCGTATTCATAACAAGCTCTGCAGAAGCGCAATACACCGATGTAATAAACTCTAACAAACCTGGTTTTTCAGAGAGTCCTTATAGTGTTGGTACAGGCGTATATCAATTTGAAACAAATGTTTTCTACAAAAACACAAGCATAGAGCCTACTTTTTCTATACCAGAATCTTTTGGAGCAGATTTACTTTTTAGAACCGGTTTCTTTTTAGAAAAATTAGAATTAAATGCACAGTTAACCTACCAAAAAGACGAAGTAACGTTTCATAACATTTTTACATCACAATATTCAGTTTCAGGGTTAAGTAAATTTACAATCGGTGCAAAATATTTATTATTTCAACCAGAATATACTGATAAAACAAAAGAAGTTAGAAGTTGGAGAAAAAGGCATGCTTTTGATAAAAAACGATTAATTCCTTCTGTTGCTTTGTATTTGGGAGTAAATACAGATGTTGTAGGTGATCTATATAAAACAGAAAGTGTTTCACCTAAATTAGGCGTTTTATTACAGCAAAATATAACCGATCGATTTAATGTCGTTTACAATGGATATTACGATAAAATAGGAACCGACTTCTTTGAACTTTCATACATCATTACCGCAACACAGAACCTTAGCTACAATTGGTCTGGTTTTATAGAACACCAAGCAATTTTTAAAAGCGAACAAAATAATTTAAATTTAGGGGCAGGTTTAGCTTATCTTATTAATGAAGATTTTCAAATTAATACCTCAGCTAGATTTTTAAAAGAAGGAAAATCTCAAGGTTTTTACGGAGGTTTTGGTATCTCATATAGAATAGACAATCATTCTGATTATTACACCGATTTAGACGATAGCGGACAAGCAATTAGAGACACCCCAATAAGTAGGTATAATAAAAAACAAAACGGATTTTTCTCTAGAATGTTTAAGAAAAAAGACAAGAAGAAAGCTGTTAGAAAAAGAAGCAGAACAAGAACTTCTACAAAAGAGAAAAAAGGAGGTTTCTTAGGTTTGTTTGGTAAGAAAAAAGCGAAAGAAGAAACAGATATAGAAAAATTAGAAAGAGAAATTAAGGAGCTAGAGAAAGAAGTAGAAGAAGATTAA
- a CDS encoding GTP cyclohydrolase: MITIKKMTTKKEMKQFVTFPFSLYKNHKYWVPPIIKDEIDNFDPAKNPVFENADAQYFVALRDGKIVGRVIAIINWFEVEKQQIKKMRFGWFDVIDDIEVSKALLEKVKEIGLENNLEYIEGPIGFNNLDKTGVLTEGFDHIGTMITWYNHPYYKDHLEQLGFVKEKEYLENKFKFKNVDGVYFDRISKILKKRLKLKALDFTKTKDIMPYVDDMFEVFSASYSKLSSFVPISDSQIAFFKKKYISFINPEYIKFVVDENNKLVAFAIVMPSFSEALQKANGKLFPFGLFHLLKARKHSKDVTFYLIGVHPDYQNKGVHAIIFDQYTKTFAPLGIENCIRTPELEDNEAIKKLWENFDPVTHKRRRTYRKSILR, from the coding sequence ATGATTACAATTAAAAAAATGACCACAAAAAAGGAAATGAAACAATTTGTAACATTTCCTTTTTCGTTATATAAAAACCATAAATACTGGGTTCCGCCAATTATTAAAGATGAAATTGATAATTTTGACCCAGCAAAAAATCCCGTTTTTGAAAATGCAGATGCACAATATTTTGTTGCCTTAAGAGATGGCAAAATTGTAGGGAGAGTTATTGCGATAATCAATTGGTTTGAGGTTGAAAAACAACAAATTAAAAAAATGCGTTTTGGTTGGTTTGATGTTATTGATGACATTGAAGTAAGTAAAGCTCTATTAGAAAAAGTAAAAGAAATAGGATTAGAAAACAACTTAGAATATATAGAAGGACCAATAGGTTTTAACAACCTAGACAAAACCGGAGTATTAACTGAAGGTTTCGACCACATTGGTACCATGATTACCTGGTACAATCATCCTTACTATAAAGACCATTTGGAACAATTAGGTTTTGTAAAAGAGAAGGAATATTTAGAAAATAAATTCAAGTTTAAAAATGTTGATGGTGTTTATTTTGATAGAATAAGTAAAATCTTAAAAAAAAGGTTAAAATTAAAAGCATTAGATTTCACAAAAACCAAAGACATTATGCCTTATGTAGATGATATGTTTGAGGTTTTTAGTGCTTCCTACTCTAAACTGTCTTCCTTTGTACCAATTTCTGATTCTCAAATTGCTTTCTTTAAAAAGAAATACATCAGCTTTATCAATCCAGAATATATAAAATTTGTGGTTGATGAAAATAATAAACTCGTTGCTTTTGCGATTGTAATGCCTTCTTTTTCTGAAGCTTTACAAAAAGCAAACGGAAAGTTATTTCCATTCGGATTGTTTCACTTATTAAAAGCTAGAAAACACTCTAAAGACGTTACATTTTATTTAATCGGCGTACATCCAGATTATCAAAATAAAGGGGTACATGCCATTATATTTGATCAATATACCAAAACTTTTGCGCCTTTAGGAATAGAAAATTGTATTAGAACTCCTGAGCTAGAAGACAACGAAGCTATTAAAAAATTATGGGAGAATTTTGATCCTGTAACGCATAAAAGGCGAAGAACGTATCGAAAGAGTATTCTTCGTTAG
- a CDS encoding 16S rRNA (uracil(1498)-N(3))-methyltransferase: protein MQLFYNSEISTETTQLTFDKIESKHIVRVLRKKENDILKITNGKGFLFDVKIILASDKKCLAEVIGFEEKPKPWNYYLHIAIAPTKLNDRIEWFLEKATEIGIDEITPIICSNSERRVVKLARFEKIIQSAMKQSLKFTLPKLNEPIKLNDFIKQDFEGNVCIAHCEDQKDKNLLQSVVKPSEKTTILIGPEGDFSIDEIKKCLAKNMTPISLGESRLRTETAALVAVNTISFINQ, encoded by the coding sequence ATGCAATTATTTTATAATTCTGAAATTTCTACAGAAACAACGCAACTTACATTCGATAAAATTGAGAGTAAACATATTGTGCGTGTTTTACGTAAAAAAGAAAATGACATTCTTAAAATTACAAACGGTAAAGGTTTTTTGTTTGATGTAAAAATTATACTTGCAAGCGACAAAAAATGTTTAGCAGAAGTTATTGGTTTTGAAGAAAAACCAAAACCTTGGAATTACTACTTACATATTGCCATTGCTCCTACTAAATTAAATGATAGAATTGAATGGTTTTTAGAAAAAGCTACAGAAATTGGTATCGATGAAATCACACCAATTATTTGTTCTAATTCAGAACGTAGAGTTGTAAAATTAGCACGTTTCGAAAAAATTATTCAGTCTGCCATGAAGCAATCTTTAAAATTCACGCTTCCTAAATTGAATGAACCCATAAAATTAAATGATTTTATAAAACAAGACTTTGAAGGCAACGTTTGTATTGCACACTGCGAAGATCAAAAAGATAAAAACTTACTACAATCTGTTGTAAAACCTTCAGAAAAAACTACCATTCTAATTGGTCCCGAAGGTGATTTTTCTATTGATGAAATTAAAAAATGTTTGGCAAAAAACATGACTCCTATTTCTTTAGGAGAAAGTAGATTGCGTACAGAAACTGCTGCATTAGTGGCTGTAAATACCATTTCGTTTATCAATCAGTAA
- a CDS encoding DUF4159 domain-containing protein has translation MKKIFVFLFLLSLSTNAQNVAILKYNGGGDWYANPTAIPNLIDFANTNIGTNISKDPQAVNIDSEDVFNFPIIFMTGHGNVLFSDDDANNLRNYLISGGFLHISDNYGLDKFIRRELKKVFPSLELKEIPSNHPIYHQTFKFPNGIPKIHEHNKKPAQGFGLFYEGRLVVFYDYETDLSDGWEDEIIHNNPKSVRETALKMGANIIEFAFKN, from the coding sequence ATGAAAAAAATATTCGTTTTTCTCTTTCTACTTTCACTTTCTACAAACGCACAGAATGTAGCCATTTTAAAATATAATGGCGGTGGAGATTGGTACGCAAATCCAACAGCAATTCCTAATTTAATAGACTTTGCAAACACAAATATTGGCACCAATATTTCTAAAGATCCACAAGCAGTAAATATTGATAGTGAAGATGTTTTTAACTTTCCTATCATCTTTATGACAGGGCATGGAAATGTATTGTTTTCTGATGATGACGCAAACAACTTAAGAAATTACTTAATTTCTGGTGGATTTTTACATATTTCAGACAATTACGGATTAGATAAATTCATACGAAGAGAATTAAAGAAAGTTTTTCCGAGTTTAGAACTTAAAGAAATTCCGAGTAACCACCCTATTTATCATCAAACTTTTAAATTTCCCAACGGAATTCCTAAAATTCATGAACACAATAAAAAACCTGCCCAAGGTTTTGGTTTGTTTTACGAAGGAAGGTTGGTTGTTTTTTACGATTATGAAACAGATTTAAGTGATGGTTGGGAAGATGAAATTATACACAACAACCCAAAAAGTGTACGAGAAACTGCTTTAAAAATGGGGGCGAACATTATTGAATTTGCTTTTAAGAATTAA
- a CDS encoding bile acid:sodium symporter family protein, whose translation MQNNIDIDDIKINFDESGLWVLNIAIAIIMFGVALGISVEDFKRLFKNPKIVFVGVLSQFILLPAATFLIILILKPHPSFALGMMMIAACPGGNVSNFFSKMAGGNAALSVSLTAFATLICIVMTPLNLQFWGSLYEPTNIILKTVSLNPYDLFKLVSIILGIPLILGMVIKHYHSEMAQKIEKVLKPLSMLVFIALIFIAFSQNLDVFIHHIHHVLFLVIFHNIFAYILGFYTAKSFKLNKKDCKTIAMETGIQNGGLGLLLIFGFFEGLGGMALLAAFWGVWDVFSGMALATYWGRKSSLK comes from the coding sequence ATGCAAAACAACATAGATATAGACGATATTAAAATAAACTTTGATGAAAGTGGTTTATGGGTTTTAAATATAGCCATTGCCATTATTATGTTTGGAGTAGCTTTGGGTATTTCTGTAGAAGATTTTAAAAGGCTTTTTAAAAATCCTAAGATCGTTTTTGTAGGTGTTTTATCGCAATTTATTTTATTGCCTGCAGCTACATTTTTAATTATTTTAATCCTAAAACCGCATCCTAGTTTTGCATTAGGTATGATGATGATTGCTGCTTGCCCTGGCGGAAATGTCTCTAACTTTTTTAGTAAAATGGCTGGAGGAAATGCAGCTTTATCCGTAAGTCTAACAGCTTTTGCTACCTTAATTTGCATTGTAATGACGCCTCTTAATTTACAGTTTTGGGGAAGTTTATATGAACCAACCAATATAATTTTAAAAACTGTTTCTTTAAATCCGTATGATTTATTTAAACTCGTTTCTATAATTTTAGGAATCCCTTTAATTCTTGGAATGGTTATTAAACACTACCATTCTGAAATGGCTCAAAAGATTGAAAAAGTATTAAAACCATTATCTATGTTGGTTTTTATCGCTTTAATTTTTATTGCTTTTTCTCAGAATTTAGACGTTTTTATACATCATATTCACCACGTGTTATTCTTAGTTATTTTTCATAATATTTTTGCCTACATTTTAGGGTTTTATACCGCAAAAAGTTTTAAATTGAATAAAAAAGATTGTAAAACAATTGCCATGGAAACTGGTATCCAAAATGGAGGTTTAGGTTTGTTACTTATTTTCGGTTTCTTTGAAGGTTTAGGAGGAATGGCCTTATTAGCAGCTTTTTGGGGAGTTTGGGATGTTTTTTCTGGAATGGCATTAGCGACTTATTGGGGCAGAAAATCATCTTTAAAATAA
- a CDS encoding 1-acyl-sn-glycerol-3-phosphate acyltransferase, with translation MEVSQIWFRLVRLYVKLGLFFYTKEIKVVGLKNVPKKGAVLFAINHPNGLIDPLIVTTNNPRASYFLVKAAAFKNPIIEKILNSLNLIAIYRMRDGIDQLAKNEEVFNTCYDIFNRGKSLMIFPEGSDCRERTVRPLSKGFTRIVYGAIEKYPDLQIQVVPVGLTYQNASHFPCKVALHYGAPINASEIYANNIPSKSINILKNEVANQLKELSVHIEKDENYDTILTKLNDAQVDFTEVKKVQEMIKTNTFPHKKEGPTNYLKPLYYVILLNSLVHYLIYKKQAQKNPDIDFVDTFRFTYNLFILPIFYAIQAFIISYFFGDKIALLYFSFSLLIIFLYSKLAPTNTEASS, from the coding sequence ATGGAAGTTTCGCAAATATGGTTTCGTCTTGTACGTTTGTATGTTAAACTCGGACTCTTTTTTTACACAAAAGAAATAAAAGTTGTGGGTTTAAAAAACGTTCCCAAAAAAGGTGCTGTACTTTTTGCTATAAACCACCCAAACGGATTGATAGATCCTTTAATTGTAACCACCAACAATCCTAGAGCAAGTTATTTTTTAGTGAAAGCGGCTGCTTTTAAAAACCCTATTATAGAAAAAATTCTAAATTCTTTAAATCTAATTGCTATTTATAGAATGCGAGACGGCATCGATCAATTGGCTAAAAACGAGGAAGTTTTTAATACCTGTTATGACATTTTTAATCGTGGAAAATCGTTGATGATTTTTCCAGAGGGTAGCGATTGTAGAGAAAGAACCGTTAGACCTTTAAGCAAAGGGTTTACTAGAATTGTATATGGAGCTATAGAAAAATATCCAGATTTACAAATACAAGTTGTACCTGTAGGCCTTACCTACCAAAATGCATCTCACTTTCCTTGTAAAGTAGCACTGCATTACGGAGCACCTATTAATGCTTCTGAAATTTACGCTAACAACATTCCTAGTAAATCTATTAACATTCTAAAAAACGAAGTTGCAAATCAGTTAAAAGAATTATCCGTACATATAGAAAAAGATGAAAACTACGATACTATTTTAACGAAGTTAAATGATGCTCAAGTAGATTTTACAGAAGTTAAAAAGGTACAAGAAATGATTAAAACAAATACATTTCCGCATAAAAAAGAAGGTCCTACAAATTATTTAAAACCCTTGTATTATGTAATTCTTCTTAATAGCTTGGTTCATTATCTAATTTACAAAAAACAAGCGCAAAAGAATCCAGATATCGATTTTGTAGACACTTTTAGATTTACTTACAATCTGTTTATCCTGCCTATTTTTTATGCGATACAAGCTTTTATTATATCCTATTTTTTTGGTGATAAGATTGCCTTACTCTATTTTTCTTTTAGCTTATTAATTATATTTTTATACAGCAAATTAGCGCCAACAAATACAGAGGCTAGTTCTTAG
- a CDS encoding glycoside hydrolase family 3 N-terminal domain-containing protein, translating to MKKELLIVVFISFVFNLSAQSVDPLIAKDAEAQDIWVDSILKNMSIDEKIGQLFMIQAYSNKDKKHETYITNMIQKYHVGNLIFMQGTPEKQAVLTNKFQDSAKVPLLIGFDGEWGLDMRLKDTYRFPWNMTLGAIEKDSLITEFGKHLGMHCKRLGIHVNFAPVVDINTNPDNPIIGNRSFGEDKENVTQKAISFTKGMQSQGVLANAKHFPGHGDTATDSHHTLPVLNFDLARLDSVELYPYKRVFDAGMASVMTAHLSIASLEPDSRLPTSLSKNVVTNLLQHKLGFLGLVITDGLNMKGAANYATSAEINLAAIQAGNDLLLIPQEIPATVNMIKKAIELKTLTEERINFSVRKILKAKYWAGLNDYKPVVLNNLHEDLNSIDDELLHRELVKNSLTVVKNKNYNIPITNLEERKIAYVKLGDDSGYPFIDMLQNYGQVDEVYSENLDGLITKLKPYNLVIVGFHKSNANPWKSYKFTNKELVWLQEISRENNVILDVFASPYSLLQVKSFTNIEGIIVSYQNSQLAQELSAQLIFGAFGAKGKLPVSIKSDFLEGSGFFTSNLSRFEYTIPEAAQLSSIKLKKIDSLATIILKEKMAPGFQVVVARHGKIVLEKSYGHHTDDTSRKVKNSDVYDLASLTKILASLPLVMKAEEEKKISLNEKLQDLLPGFKGSNKATVSVREILSHYGRLKAWIPFYVATQDSITHKNLPAFYSNKQSERFSLNVAKNLYINKSYKDSIYKYIKDADQRTTAGYKYSDLGYYLLQEAIEKTYEKPLNTLVDEEFYQSLGANRTTYLPLQKFPASEIIPTEKDNYYRNQLVQGYVHDMGAAMLGGVGGHAGLFANANDVAKIMQMYLQKGYYGGKRYLKTETLDKFNHRYFSDMQVRRGLGFDKPQLNPKVKATCGCVSDESFGHSGFTGTYTWADPQSGIVYVFLSNRVYPTAANRSLVNSNMRTEIQQVIQDAIIN from the coding sequence ATGAAGAAAGAGTTATTAATAGTCGTTTTTATAAGTTTTGTTTTTAATTTATCTGCACAAAGTGTAGATCCTTTAATAGCGAAAGATGCAGAGGCGCAAGATATTTGGGTAGATAGTATTTTAAAAAATATGTCAATTGATGAGAAGATTGGTCAGCTTTTTATGATACAAGCCTATTCTAATAAAGACAAAAAACACGAAACTTATATTACAAATATGATTCAGAAATATCATGTTGGTAATTTAATTTTTATGCAAGGAACTCCTGAAAAACAGGCAGTACTTACTAATAAATTTCAAGATTCGGCAAAAGTACCTTTGTTAATTGGTTTTGATGGAGAATGGGGGTTGGACATGCGTTTAAAAGACACCTACAGATTTCCATGGAACATGACTTTGGGTGCTATTGAAAAGGATTCTTTAATAACTGAATTCGGAAAGCATTTGGGAATGCATTGTAAGCGATTGGGAATTCATGTAAACTTTGCGCCGGTTGTAGATATTAATACAAATCCAGACAACCCAATTATTGGAAACAGGTCTTTTGGAGAAGATAAAGAAAACGTAACACAAAAAGCAATTTCGTTTACAAAAGGGATGCAAAGTCAAGGTGTTTTGGCAAATGCAAAACATTTTCCTGGTCATGGAGATACCGCAACAGATTCTCACCATACATTACCTGTTTTAAATTTTGATTTGGCACGCTTAGATTCTGTTGAATTGTATCCGTATAAAAGAGTGTTTGATGCTGGTATGGCAAGTGTTATGACGGCACATTTAAGTATTGCTAGTTTAGAGCCAGATAGTAGATTGCCTACTTCTTTATCTAAAAATGTGGTGACTAATTTATTACAACATAAATTAGGTTTTTTAGGCTTGGTAATTACCGATGGTTTAAACATGAAAGGTGCTGCAAATTATGCTACTTCGGCAGAAATTAATTTGGCAGCTATACAAGCAGGAAATGATTTGTTGTTAATTCCGCAAGAGATTCCTGCTACGGTAAATATGATTAAAAAGGCTATTGAGTTAAAGACACTAACGGAAGAAAGAATCAATTTTTCTGTTCGTAAAATATTAAAAGCAAAATATTGGGCAGGTTTAAATGATTATAAACCAGTTGTCTTAAATAATTTGCATGAAGACTTAAATTCAATTGATGATGAATTATTACATAGAGAATTGGTGAAGAATTCTTTAACGGTTGTCAAAAATAAAAACTACAATATACCTATTACCAATTTAGAGGAAAGAAAAATTGCATATGTAAAATTAGGCGACGATTCTGGATATCCTTTTATTGATATGCTTCAAAATTATGGACAAGTAGATGAGGTTTATAGTGAGAATTTAGACGGACTTATAACAAAATTAAAACCTTATAACTTGGTAATTGTTGGTTTTCATAAATCGAATGCGAACCCATGGAAAAGTTATAAGTTTACAAATAAAGAATTGGTTTGGTTGCAAGAAATCTCTAGAGAGAATAATGTAATTTTAGATGTTTTTGCGAGTCCTTATAGTTTATTACAAGTAAAATCTTTTACAAATATAGAAGGCATTATTGTGTCTTACCAAAATAGTCAATTGGCCCAAGAACTTTCTGCTCAATTAATTTTTGGAGCTTTTGGAGCAAAAGGAAAGTTGCCTGTTTCTATTAAAAGTGATTTTTTAGAAGGTAGTGGTTTCTTTACCTCAAACCTAAGTAGATTTGAGTATACCATACCAGAAGCAGCGCAATTATCTTCTATAAAATTAAAGAAGATAGATTCTTTAGCTACCATTATTTTAAAGGAAAAAATGGCACCAGGTTTTCAGGTTGTAGTAGCAAGACACGGTAAAATTGTTTTAGAGAAAAGTTACGGACATCACACAGATGATACGTCTAGAAAAGTAAAAAATTCTGACGTGTACGATTTGGCTTCGCTTACTAAAATCTTAGCCTCTTTACCTTTGGTGATGAAAGCAGAAGAAGAAAAGAAAATTTCTTTAAATGAAAAGCTTCAAGATCTTTTACCAGGTTTTAAAGGCTCTAATAAAGCAACGGTTTCTGTTAGAGAAATCCTTTCTCACTACGGACGTTTAAAAGCGTGGATTCCTTTTTATGTGGCAACTCAAGATAGTATAACGCATAAAAATTTACCGGCTTTTTATAGTAATAAACAATCGGAAAGATTTTCACTAAACGTGGCAAAAAACTTATATATAAACAAGAGTTATAAAGACAGTATTTATAAATATATTAAAGATGCAGACCAAAGAACAACTGCCGGATATAAATACAGCGATTTAGGATATTATTTATTGCAAGAAGCGATAGAGAAAACGTATGAAAAACCATTAAATACCTTGGTAGATGAAGAGTTTTATCAATCTTTAGGCGCTAATAGAACTACGTATTTACCGCTTCAAAAGTTCCCTGCAAGTGAAATTATACCTACCGAAAAAGACAACTATTACCGTAACCAATTAGTGCAAGGTTACGTACATGATATGGGCGCTGCCATGTTGGGGGGAGTAGGTGGACATGCAGGTTTATTTGCCAATGCAAACGATGTTGCAAAAATTATGCAGATGTATTTACAGAAAGGATATTATGGTGGTAAAAGGTATTTAAAAACAGAAACCTTAGATAAATTTAACCATCGTTATTTTTCAGATATGCAGGTTCGTAGAGGTTTAGGTTTCGATAAACCGCAGTTAAACCCTAAGGTAAAAGCAACTTGTGGCTGTGTCTCCGACGAGAGTTTTGGACATTCTGGTTTTACAGGTACTTATACTTGGGCAGATCCACAAAGCGGAATTGTGTACGTGTTTTTATCTAATAGAGTGTATCCAACCGCAGCAAATAGAAGTTTGGTAAATAGCAATATGCGTACAGAAATTCAGCAAGTAATTCAAGATGCTATTATAAATTAA
- a CDS encoding ABC transporter ATPase, protein MFTEYKNLPNNSRVWIYQSDREFTNNEIEFISEKAIDFINQWTRHGDDLKGSFTIKYNQFLVLAVDESFNNVSGCSIDSSVRFIKELENELQLDLMDKMNVTFKDNDNINLVKLFDFQKFAEAQKVTAETIVFNNMVATKEDFENNWEIPAKDSWHKRFLV, encoded by the coding sequence ATGTTTACAGAATATAAAAATTTACCTAATAATTCTCGTGTTTGGATTTACCAATCCGACAGAGAATTTACCAATAATGAAATCGAATTCATTTCAGAAAAAGCAATTGACTTTATCAATCAATGGACACGTCATGGCGATGATTTAAAAGGATCATTTACTATTAAATATAATCAGTTTTTAGTGTTGGCAGTAGATGAAAGTTTTAACAATGTTTCTGGTTGTTCTATAGATAGTTCTGTTCGTTTTATTAAAGAGTTAGAAAACGAATTACAATTAGATTTAATGGACAAAATGAATGTTACTTTTAAAGATAATGACAATATTAACTTAGTAAAATTGTTCGATTTTCAGAAGTTTGCAGAAGCACAAAAAGTAACTGCAGAAACCATTGTTTTTAATAATATGGTAGCTACCAAAGAAGATTTTGAAAATAATTGGGAAATCCCAGCAAAAGATAGTTGGCACAAAAGATTTTTGGTATAA
- a CDS encoding 3'-5' exonuclease, whose translation MNLDLKKPIVFFDLETTGVNIATDKVVEIAILKVFPNGNKESKTWLVNPEMEIPQGSIDVHGITNEKVATEPTFKELAPQINEMIADSDLAGFNSNRFDIPLLAEELMRAGIDFDMKNRKAIDVQVIFHKKEQRTLSAGYQFYCGKELEGAHGAEADTNATYEILLAQLDKYSDIENTVDALSEYSTHGERADFAGFILMNDKKQEIFSFGKYKGRTVEEVFKENPGYNNWMQNADFPLYTKKVLKEIKERMTAPKKQMSDKEKLEALQQKFNLR comes from the coding sequence ATGAACTTAGATTTAAAGAAGCCAATCGTATTTTTCGATTTAGAAACAACAGGAGTAAACATTGCAACAGATAAAGTTGTTGAAATAGCCATTTTAAAAGTATTTCCAAACGGAAATAAGGAAAGTAAAACTTGGTTGGTAAATCCGGAAATGGAAATTCCACAAGGATCTATAGATGTACACGGAATTACAAATGAAAAAGTAGCTACGGAACCAACTTTTAAAGAATTAGCACCACAAATAAATGAAATGATTGCAGATTCAGATTTAGCTGGTTTTAACTCTAATCGTTTTGATATTCCGCTTTTAGCGGAAGAATTAATGCGTGCTGGTATCGACTTTGATATGAAAAATAGAAAAGCGATTGATGTACAAGTAATTTTTCATAAAAAAGAGCAAAGAACGTTAAGTGCTGGATATCAGTTTTACTGCGGAAAAGAATTAGAAGGAGCGCATGGAGCAGAAGCAGATACCAATGCAACGTACGAAATTTTGTTAGCTCAGTTAGATAAATATAGCGACATAGAGAATACTGTAGATGCTTTAAGCGAATATTCTACACACGGAGAAAGAGCCGATTTTGCTGGTTTTATTTTAATGAATGATAAAAAGCAAGAAATTTTCTCTTTCGGAAAATACAAAGGTAGAACGGTAGAAGAGGTGTTTAAAGAAAACCCTGGTTATAATAACTGGATGCAAAATGCAGACTTTCCTTTATATACCAAAAAGGTTTTAAAAGAAATTAAAGAAAGAATGACTGCGCCAAAAAAGCAAATGTCTGACAAAGAAAAATTGGAAGCTTTACAGCAGAAGTTTAATTTACGTTAG
- a CDS encoding PPK2 family polyphosphate kinase codes for MLDKEKYKVKGTIQLTDFNTKEVIEKSKKKLKKIRKKLSEIQDTMYAEGKYSMLICLQGMDTSGKDSLIREVFKDVNARGVEVHSFKVPTELELKHDFLWRHYIALPAKGKIGVFNRTHYENVLVTRVHPEYVFGENIPTINTLEDINDAFFHERMERINNFEKHIADNGTIVLKFFLNLSKDEQKNRLLRRLNLPDKNWKFSAGDLKERKLWDKYQFCYEDLLNRTSKENAPWFIIPADDKPTARFILADIVLEELEKYNFKEPTLPAKIQDQVAAFKTQLNNE; via the coding sequence ATGCTAGACAAAGAAAAATATAAAGTAAAAGGGACTATTCAATTGACTGATTTTAATACAAAAGAAGTAATAGAAAAGTCTAAGAAGAAGCTAAAGAAAATTAGAAAAAAACTGAGTGAGATTCAGGATACAATGTATGCAGAAGGCAAATATAGTATGCTTATTTGCTTACAAGGAATGGATACTTCGGGCAAAGACAGTTTAATTAGAGAGGTTTTTAAAGATGTAAATGCACGTGGAGTAGAAGTGCATAGTTTTAAAGTGCCAACAGAGTTGGAATTAAAACACGATTTTTTATGGCGTCATTATATTGCGCTTCCTGCAAAAGGTAAAATAGGTGTTTTTAATAGAACGCATTATGAAAACGTGTTGGTGACAAGAGTACATCCAGAATATGTTTTTGGAGAAAATATTCCGACCATAAATACGTTAGAGGATATAAATGATGCTTTTTTTCATGAGAGAATGGAAAGAATCAATAATTTTGAAAAGCATATTGCAGATAATGGAACCATCGTATTAAAGTTCTTTTTAAATTTATCTAAAGACGAACAAAAAAATAGATTACTAAGAAGATTAAATTTACCTGACAAGAATTGGAAATTTTCTGCAGGCGATTTAAAAGAACGTAAACTGTGGGATAAATACCAGTTTTGTTATGAAGATTTATTAAACAGAACTTCTAAAGAAAATGCACCTTGGTTTATAATTCCTGCGGATGACAAACCAACTGCAAGATTTATTTTAGCAGATATTGTATTAGAAGAATTAGAAAAATATAACTTTAAAGAGCCTACTTTGCCTGCAAAAATTCAGGATCAAGTAGCAGCATTTAAAACACAATTAAATAACGAATAG